The proteins below are encoded in one region of Myxococcales bacterium:
- a CDS encoding NAD-binding protein: MHFFSRRTLKHPPAALRITVLMFAILTFGTTGFLYFELPDNPTLTWVDGAWYSIVTMSTVGYGDFFPKTFGGRVVVAVPLMFFGIGLLGYVLSIAASALVQAKNKELHGMADLSVENHLVVINFPGVGKVERVLDELGADASFGDREVVLVDEFLEEIPPELARRDVRFVRGNPTRDETLSRANIDQASFVIVLSKNPGNPHSDDQSVAVTLAIEARNRGVHTVVECVDYSAQELLRKAGCDAIVCTSRFDAHFLSNELLNPGVQEVIDELTTNLRGQQIVITPVESEGLSYAQAAKRCRDAGHIPIGARLAGVKHLNLTDDPKLSVGDALISIGKTKLRAL, encoded by the coding sequence ATGCACTTCTTCTCGCGGCGCACGCTCAAACATCCGCCGGCCGCACTGCGCATCACCGTGTTGATGTTCGCAATCCTGACCTTCGGCACGACGGGGTTTCTCTACTTCGAGCTTCCAGACAACCCCACACTGACTTGGGTCGACGGCGCCTGGTACTCGATCGTGACGATGAGCACCGTCGGTTATGGGGACTTCTTTCCCAAGACCTTCGGCGGACGCGTCGTCGTCGCGGTGCCGCTGATGTTCTTCGGCATCGGACTCCTGGGTTACGTCCTTTCCATTGCGGCGAGCGCGCTCGTCCAAGCCAAGAACAAGGAGCTGCACGGCATGGCGGATTTGTCGGTGGAAAACCACCTCGTGGTGATCAACTTTCCTGGGGTGGGCAAGGTCGAGCGTGTGCTCGACGAGCTCGGCGCCGACGCGAGCTTCGGCGACCGCGAAGTGGTCCTGGTCGACGAGTTCTTGGAGGAAATCCCGCCCGAATTGGCCCGCAGGGACGTGCGCTTCGTGCGGGGCAACCCAACCCGTGACGAGACCCTGAGCCGCGCCAACATCGACCAGGCAAGCTTCGTGATCGTGCTCAGCAAGAACCCGGGCAACCCACACTCCGACGACCAGAGCGTCGCGGTCACCCTGGCCATCGAAGCGCGCAACCGCGGTGTGCACACCGTGGTCGAGTGCGTCGACTATTCAGCCCAAGAGTTGCTCAGGAAGGCCGGCTGCGACGCCATCGTCTGCACCTCGCGCTTCGACGCACACTTCCTGTCGAACGAGCTGCTCAACCCGGGGGTTCAGGAGGTGATTGACGAGCTGACGACGAACCTGCGGGGGCAGCAGATCGTGATCACGCCGGTCGAGAGCGAGGGGCTTAGCTACGCCCAAGCCGCAAAGCGCTGTCGTGACGCTGGGCACATTCCAATCGGCGCCCGTCTGGCAGGGGTCAAACATCTCAACCTCACCGACGACCCGAAGCTGAGCGTGGGTGATGCGCTGATCAGCATCGGGAAGACCAAGCTACGCGCGCTCTGA
- a CDS encoding fibro-slime domain-containing protein produces MASLALSVACGSDDGGGSSSNAGGGGKAGGSGSGGSLNLGGSGGSSASGGGGGTSGADGGLGCGQVVGVVRDFRSSHPDFECTKDSPYAWVDPSNKDCGPWDPAIVGSLGSDIGPNSKPVYAGGAKTPSTTGPANFNQWFNDAAAVNASLQVVFQLVPSGKGSFVYETPFFFPVDGKLFDAEPGNPDSNKFPSDDKKMRNFHFTYELHTTFRKKPGSEFLFRGDDDVFVYVNGKLAVNIGGIHVPMEGKINLDQGRVEITSPMGFPSLSLDPGLGFTESIAGGVAGNVSLGLADGEIYPMDFFFAERNCCASNFRLETNFEFVDCGIVK; encoded by the coding sequence GTGGCTTCCCTCGCGCTCTCGGTCGCCTGTGGCTCCGACGATGGCGGCGGCTCATCGAGCAACGCTGGTGGCGGGGGCAAGGCTGGCGGGAGTGGCAGCGGCGGCTCGCTGAACCTGGGGGGCAGCGGGGGCAGCAGCGCGAGCGGCGGGGGCGGCGGAACCAGCGGTGCGGACGGGGGACTCGGCTGCGGGCAAGTGGTCGGCGTGGTACGCGACTTCAGATCGTCGCACCCGGATTTCGAGTGCACGAAGGACAGCCCCTACGCGTGGGTCGATCCGTCCAACAAGGACTGCGGGCCCTGGGACCCGGCCATCGTCGGCTCGCTCGGCAGCGACATCGGCCCGAATAGCAAGCCCGTCTACGCCGGCGGTGCCAAGACACCGAGCACGACCGGCCCTGCGAATTTCAACCAATGGTTCAACGACGCGGCTGCGGTCAACGCCTCGCTGCAGGTGGTGTTTCAGCTCGTGCCGAGCGGCAAGGGTTCGTTCGTGTACGAGACGCCGTTCTTCTTTCCTGTCGACGGCAAACTCTTCGACGCAGAGCCTGGAAACCCGGACAGCAACAAGTTCCCGTCGGACGACAAGAAGATGCGCAACTTCCACTTCACCTACGAGCTGCACACGACCTTCCGCAAGAAGCCGGGCAGTGAGTTCCTGTTCCGCGGGGACGACGACGTGTTCGTGTACGTGAACGGGAAGTTGGCGGTGAACATCGGGGGCATCCACGTGCCCATGGAAGGCAAGATCAACCTGGATCAAGGTCGAGTCGAGATCACGTCGCCGATGGGTTTCCCGAGCTTGAGCCTCGACCCCGGCTTGGGATTCACCGAGTCGATCGCCGGCGGCGTGGCCGGCAACGTCAGCCTCGGGCTCGCCGATGGCGAGATCTATCCGATGGATTTCTTTTTTGCCGAGCGAAACTGCTGCGCGTCCAACTTCCGCCTCGAGACCAACTTCGAGTTCGTCGACTGCGGCATCGTGAAGTAG
- a CDS encoding thermonuclease family protein, with protein MDFGTRLFWAIVAILLGTSAFFARGAAIERAAVRVSEGSLKTGDLVRVTQVVDGDSVVVADPTGATVTVRILGIKAFPPKPERDPAARFGRDAVAAIERAVRDEPVRVLLHGPEKDRHGRTLAELFVGDEDLGLMLVKQGLALTYTVYPLPSTPLYLSAQEDAQAAERGLWGDKEVATRAEVLSREWGRGAE; from the coding sequence GTGGACTTCGGCACCCGCCTCTTCTGGGCAATCGTCGCCATTTTGCTGGGGACCTCCGCGTTCTTCGCCCGGGGGGCTGCCATCGAGCGCGCCGCGGTCCGTGTGTCCGAAGGCAGCCTGAAGACGGGGGACCTGGTGCGGGTCACGCAGGTCGTGGACGGTGACTCCGTCGTCGTCGCCGACCCAACGGGCGCGACGGTCACCGTGCGGATCCTCGGGATCAAGGCCTTTCCACCCAAGCCCGAGCGGGACCCGGCGGCGCGCTTCGGGCGTGACGCCGTGGCCGCGATCGAGCGAGCAGTGAGGGACGAGCCAGTGCGAGTCTTGCTGCACGGTCCAGAGAAAGATCGGCACGGCCGCACCCTGGCCGAACTGTTCGTCGGGGACGAAGACCTCGGGCTGATGCTGGTCAAGCAAGGGCTGGCCCTGACCTACACCGTGTATCCCTTGCCCAGCACTCCCCTCTACCTGAGCGCGCAAGAAGACGCCCAGGCTGCCGAGCGCGGACTCTGGGGGGACAAAGAAGTGGCAACACGCGCCGAGGTGCTGTCGCGAGAATGGGGCCGGGGCGCGGAATGA